The Echinicola rosea genome has a segment encoding these proteins:
- the lipA gene encoding lipoyl synthase, with product MIELPVISEESKKRKKPDWLRVKLPVGKEYAKVRKLVDEHKLHTICESGNCPNMGECWGAGTATFMILGNVCTRSCSFCAVATGRPPEYDTDEPRRVAEAIKLMGVKHAVLTSVNRDELKDRGAEIWYQTVIETKNLSPETTIETLIPDVKSNWDALYRMIDGGQEVVSHNMETVESLYRRVRPQAKYWRSLEQIKLTKEYGKRTKTGIMLGLGETKEQVYKAMDDLAEHGCDILTLGQYLQPTKMHIEVAEFIHPDLFDHYREEGLKRGLKYVESGPLVRSSYHAERHVNV from the coding sequence ATGATAGAACTACCCGTAATATCCGAAGAATCCAAAAAGCGTAAAAAGCCTGACTGGCTGAGAGTAAAACTCCCAGTGGGAAAAGAATACGCAAAGGTCAGGAAACTGGTCGATGAACATAAGCTCCATACCATTTGTGAAAGCGGTAACTGCCCCAATATGGGCGAATGCTGGGGAGCCGGCACAGCCACTTTCATGATCTTGGGAAATGTTTGCACCCGCAGTTGCTCTTTTTGTGCCGTAGCCACAGGAAGGCCGCCAGAATATGATACCGATGAGCCTAGAAGAGTGGCAGAAGCCATCAAACTAATGGGCGTAAAACACGCTGTACTTACTTCGGTAAACCGGGATGAGCTCAAAGACAGGGGGGCAGAAATCTGGTACCAAACCGTCATTGAGACCAAAAACCTTTCCCCTGAAACCACCATAGAAACGCTTATCCCGGATGTGAAATCCAATTGGGATGCGCTGTATCGTATGATCGATGGTGGCCAAGAAGTCGTTTCTCATAACATGGAAACAGTAGAAAGCCTTTACAGGAGGGTCAGGCCACAGGCCAAATATTGGAGATCCCTTGAGCAGATCAAGCTGACCAAGGAATACGGCAAGAGAACGAAAACTGGCATCATGCTTGGTCTTGGAGAAACCAAAGAGCAAGTCTATAAAGCCATGGATGACCTGGCCGAGCACGGATGTGACATCCTTACCCTTGGCCAATATTTACAACCTACTAAAATGCATATTGAAGTAGCCGAATTTATCCACCCTGATCTTTTTGACCATTACAGGGAAGAAGGGCTTAAAAGAGGCCTAAAATATGTAGAGTCAGGACCATTGGTAAGGTCTTCTTATCATGCTGAAAGGCATGTAAATGTCTAA
- the atpE gene encoding ATP synthase F0 subunit C translates to MLTSLLLSAGLALLGAGIGAGIVAIGAGLGIGRIGGQAMEGIARQPEAAGKIQTAMLIIAALIEVVSLFAVVVCLLIALNENITF, encoded by the coding sequence ATGTTAACTTCATTATTGTTGTCTGCTGGCCTAGCACTTTTGGGTGCAGGTATCGGTGCTGGTATTGTAGCGATAGGCGCAGGACTTGGTATCGGTAGAATCGGTGGTCAGGCTATGGAAGGTATTGCAAGACAACCTGAAGCAGCTGGTAAAATCCAAACTGCTATGCTGATTATTGCAGCCCTTATTGAAGTGGTATCTCTGTTTGCAGTGGTAGTATGTCTGCTGATTGCGCTTAACGAGAACATCACTTTCTAA
- the atpH gene encoding ATP synthase F1 subunit delta produces MSVKRVASRYAKSLLELADERGILKEVHQDMESLLAVAGSNRDFALMLKSPIVMPDVKAKVIKKIFSGTAQELTLSFYDIISRKHREDIIADIAKAFLALYNQHQGIQKAEVTTTFPMDEALRKVFAEAVKEISGKPKVELVEKVDKDIIGGFVLKVNDRQLDESMNSKLKSLKLQFSNNHYEKQI; encoded by the coding sequence ATGTCAGTAAAAAGAGTCGCTTCGAGGTATGCCAAGTCCTTGTTGGAGTTGGCAGATGAAAGAGGAATACTGAAGGAAGTACACCAGGACATGGAGTCCTTGTTAGCGGTGGCGGGTTCCAATAGGGATTTTGCATTGATGCTAAAAAGCCCAATTGTAATGCCTGATGTGAAGGCCAAAGTGATCAAGAAGATATTTTCCGGAACAGCTCAGGAACTTACCTTGTCCTTTTATGATATCATTTCCCGTAAGCATCGGGAGGATATTATTGCTGACATTGCCAAAGCGTTTCTAGCGCTCTATAACCAGCACCAAGGCATCCAGAAAGCAGAGGTGACGACTACCTTCCCGATGGATGAAGCGCTCCGAAAGGTGTTTGCTGAAGCGGTGAAGGAAATCTCCGGTAAGCCCAAGGTGGAGTTGGTCGAAAAAGTGGATAAAGACATTATCGGTGGTTTTGTCTTGAAAGTAAACGACCGTCAGCTGGATGAGTCGATGAACAGCAAGCTGAAATCATTGAAATTACAATTCTCGAATAATCATTACGAGAAGCAGATTTAA
- a CDS encoding RNA polymerase sigma factor → MDQYLIQEAKDGKPKALEMLYKHFYGYAMSISLRYSNSREEACEIVNDSFMKAFDRIQQYSESSSFKAWFRRIVINTSIDYYRKNVKHYAVMEIEKASAKTYDASIIDELSKEDILGALRDLPEVMRIIFNMYEIEGYNHNEIGESLDIPASTSRTYLARAKQRLREKITELNRIKDEGAVR, encoded by the coding sequence TTGGACCAATACCTTATTCAAGAAGCCAAAGATGGTAAGCCCAAAGCCCTGGAAATGCTCTATAAGCATTTTTACGGGTATGCTATGAGTATCTCGCTGAGGTATTCCAATAGCCGTGAAGAGGCATGTGAAATTGTGAACGACAGTTTTATGAAAGCGTTTGACCGAATCCAACAGTATTCGGAAAGTAGCTCCTTTAAAGCATGGTTCCGAAGGATTGTGATCAATACTTCCATAGACTATTACCGAAAGAATGTCAAGCACTATGCGGTGATGGAGATCGAAAAGGCATCTGCGAAGACCTATGATGCTTCCATTATCGATGAGTTATCCAAGGAAGACATCCTTGGAGCCCTCAGGGATTTGCCAGAGGTGATGCGAATCATCTTCAATATGTATGAAATAGAAGGATACAATCACAACGAGATTGGAGAGTCTTTGGATATTCCTGCCAGTACGAGCAGGACGTACCTGGCACGTGCCAAACAGCGATTAAGAGAAAAGATAACAGAGTTAAACAGAATTAAAGATGAAGGAGCAGTTCGATAA
- a CDS encoding OsmC family protein, translating to MPTIKSTYLENLRTSSQHLQSGREIITDAPVDNNGKGEAFSPTDLVASALGSCMVTIMGIVAQREGVELEGLTWEVTKVMASNPRKIKEIIIDFSWEKPSDDQKLLQKLKNAAKTCPVALSLSEEVAQTVNFDF from the coding sequence ATGCCTACTATTAAAAGCACCTACCTCGAAAATCTCCGAACCAGTTCCCAGCATTTGCAATCAGGCAGGGAGATCATCACTGATGCCCCAGTGGATAACAACGGTAAGGGAGAAGCGTTTTCTCCTACTGATTTGGTGGCTTCTGCCCTTGGGAGCTGTATGGTGACCATTATGGGCATTGTGGCACAGCGGGAAGGAGTGGAACTTGAGGGGTTAACCTGGGAAGTGACCAAGGTAATGGCCAGTAACCCCAGAAAGATCAAAGAGATCATTATTGACTTTTCATGGGAGAAGCCATCGGATGATCAAAAACTATTGCAAAAGTTAAAGAATGCCGCAAAAACCTGCCCTGTGGCTTTGAGCCTTTCGGAAGAGGTGGCACAGACGGTAAACTTTGATTTTTAA
- the atpG gene encoding ATP synthase F1 subunit gamma encodes MANLKEVKERINSVVSTQQITKAMKMVAAAKLRRAQDKIIQMRPYSQKLTAILNNVSAGIEGGSDLVYAEKREVNNVLIVPVTSDKGLCGAFNTNIIKAASAAINTEYAGKNITVLPLGKKAFDIFKKREVNLVDDFYQVFSDLSFDKVREAAEYAMDEFEKGTYDKVVLVYNEFKNVATQVVRNEQFLPMEKEESEENISATNVDYIMEPSRDYIMQELVPTSLKIQFYKAVLESNASEHGARMTAMDKATENAGELLKDLRLMYNRSRQAAITNEILEIVAGAEALGGD; translated from the coding sequence ATGGCTAACTTAAAGGAAGTAAAAGAAAGGATTAACTCGGTCGTTTCGACGCAGCAAATTACCAAGGCAATGAAGATGGTGGCTGCCGCGAAGCTAAGGAGAGCTCAGGATAAAATCATCCAAATGCGTCCTTATTCTCAGAAATTAACTGCCATTCTTAATAACGTTTCTGCAGGAATAGAAGGCGGTAGCGATTTGGTCTATGCAGAAAAGAGAGAGGTCAATAATGTTTTGATCGTTCCTGTTACTTCAGATAAAGGACTGTGTGGTGCCTTCAATACCAATATCATCAAAGCTGCATCCGCAGCAATCAATACCGAATATGCCGGTAAAAATATTACTGTGCTTCCTTTAGGTAAAAAGGCATTCGATATTTTCAAGAAAAGAGAGGTGAATTTGGTAGATGATTTCTATCAGGTTTTCTCTGACCTTTCTTTTGACAAAGTCCGTGAGGCTGCTGAATATGCAATGGACGAGTTCGAAAAAGGCACCTATGACAAAGTCGTATTGGTGTATAACGAATTCAAAAATGTAGCGACCCAAGTGGTAAGAAACGAACAGTTTCTGCCGATGGAAAAAGAGGAAAGTGAAGAGAATATTTCCGCTACCAATGTGGATTACATCATGGAGCCTTCTCGTGATTACATCATGCAAGAGCTGGTGCCTACCTCATTGAAAATACAGTTTTATAAAGCGGTTTTGGAAAGTAACGCTTCTGAGCATGGTGCTCGGATGACGGCTATGGACAAGGCCACTGAAAATGCCGGAGAGCTCCTCAAAGACTTGCGTTTGATGTATAACCGATCTCGTCAGGCGGCCATTACAAACGAAATCCTTGAAATTGTGGCCGGTGCTGAAGCACTTGGTGGCGATTGA
- a CDS encoding F0F1 ATP synthase subunit B, translating into MDLIIPGSGLIIWQIIGFGILLIILGKFAWKPILSALDERETAIEGALKAAENARNEMANLKAENEKLLQEARLERDHILKSANETSAKMIDEAKEEASKAGAKMIEDAKAVIETEKKAALSEVKNQVATLALEVTEKLLRKNLESDKAQKALVEEFVKDLKLN; encoded by the coding sequence ATGGATCTTATAATTCCTGGTTCTGGACTAATCATTTGGCAAATTATCGGTTTTGGGATTTTATTGATAATCCTGGGGAAATTTGCTTGGAAACCTATTCTCTCTGCGCTTGATGAGCGTGAGACGGCTATTGAGGGTGCCCTGAAAGCTGCTGAAAACGCGAGAAATGAGATGGCAAACCTGAAGGCAGAAAATGAGAAACTGCTTCAAGAGGCTAGACTGGAGCGTGATCACATTTTGAAATCGGCTAATGAAACCTCTGCTAAGATGATCGATGAGGCCAAAGAAGAAGCCTCAAAAGCAGGAGCCAAAATGATCGAAGATGCCAAAGCGGTAATTGAAACAGAGAAAAAAGCTGCATTGTCAGAAGTTAAAAACCAAGTGGCGACACTTGCACTGGAAGTGACAGAGAAATTATTGCGCAAGAACCTTGAAAGTGACAAGGCGCAAAAAGCGTTGGTGGAGGAGTTTGTAAAAGATCTTAAGTTAAATTAA
- the atpA gene encoding F0F1 ATP synthase subunit alpha — protein sequence MAEVRPDEVSAILREQLSGAKTEAELEEVGTVLQVGDGVARIYGLSQAQSGELLEFENGLKAMVLNLEEDNVGAVLFGDSKGVKEGDTVKRTKQIASIKAGEGMLGRVVDTLGQPIDGKGPIEGDLYDMPLERKAPGVIYRQPVNEPLQTGIKSIDAMIPIGRGQRELIIGDRQTGKTAVAIDTILNQKEFYEKGEPVFCIYVAIGQKASTVAGVVAALEKGGALPYTVVVSAAASDPAPMQFFAPFTGAAIGEFFRDTGRPALVVYDDLSKQAVAYREVSLLLRRPPGREAYPGDVFYLHSRLLERAAKINSSDTIAKEMNDLPESLKPLVKGGGSLTALPIIETQAGDVSAYIPTNVISITDGQIFLETNLFNSGIRPAINVGISVSRVGGNAQIKSMKKVSGTLKLDQAQFRELEAFAKFGSDLDATTKRTIERGRRNQEILKQAQYSPVKVELQAAIIYASTKGLMDSVPVERAREFEKEFYTLLTSQYQEAINALTKGDLDTAGKLLEKAAKELTPKYAK from the coding sequence ATGGCAGAAGTAAGACCTGATGAAGTTTCGGCGATCTTGAGAGAGCAGCTCTCAGGTGCCAAAACGGAAGCTGAACTGGAAGAAGTAGGAACAGTCCTACAAGTTGGTGATGGTGTGGCCCGTATCTACGGACTATCCCAAGCTCAATCTGGTGAGTTGCTGGAGTTTGAAAACGGGCTCAAAGCAATGGTACTTAACCTAGAAGAAGACAATGTCGGTGCAGTACTTTTCGGAGACTCTAAAGGAGTGAAAGAGGGAGATACTGTAAAGCGGACTAAGCAAATTGCGTCTATCAAGGCAGGTGAAGGTATGTTGGGCCGGGTAGTGGATACCCTAGGGCAACCAATCGACGGAAAAGGGCCTATTGAAGGAGATCTTTACGATATGCCATTGGAGCGTAAAGCTCCAGGTGTAATCTACCGTCAACCAGTAAACGAGCCGCTTCAGACAGGTATCAAATCCATCGATGCGATGATCCCTATCGGTAGAGGTCAGCGGGAGTTGATCATCGGTGACCGTCAGACAGGAAAAACTGCCGTGGCGATCGATACCATTCTTAACCAAAAGGAATTTTACGAAAAAGGAGAACCTGTTTTCTGTATTTATGTGGCCATCGGTCAGAAGGCTTCTACAGTTGCGGGCGTGGTGGCAGCCTTGGAAAAAGGCGGAGCCCTTCCATACACGGTAGTCGTTTCGGCGGCAGCTTCTGATCCTGCACCTATGCAGTTCTTTGCACCATTTACCGGTGCTGCCATTGGGGAGTTTTTCCGTGATACCGGTCGTCCTGCATTGGTGGTTTATGATGACCTTTCCAAACAAGCCGTGGCTTACCGTGAAGTATCCCTATTGCTGAGAAGACCTCCGGGACGTGAGGCATACCCTGGAGATGTGTTTTACCTCCACTCAAGATTGTTGGAAAGAGCTGCTAAGATCAACTCTTCCGATACCATTGCCAAGGAGATGAACGATCTTCCTGAGTCCCTTAAGCCGCTGGTGAAAGGTGGTGGATCATTGACAGCCCTTCCGATCATTGAAACGCAGGCAGGTGATGTTTCTGCTTATATTCCTACTAACGTGATCTCCATTACCGATGGTCAGATCTTCTTGGAAACCAACCTTTTCAACTCCGGGATACGTCCTGCCATTAACGTGGGTATTTCCGTATCAAGGGTAGGTGGTAACGCACAGATCAAATCCATGAAAAAAGTTTCTGGTACCCTGAAGCTAGACCAAGCGCAATTCCGTGAACTGGAAGCATTTGCCAAGTTTGGTTCTGATCTTGATGCAACCACCAAGAGAACTATCGAAAGGGGTAGAAGAAACCAAGAAATCCTTAAGCAAGCGCAATACTCTCCTGTGAAAGTGGAACTTCAAGCGGCGATTATCTATGCTTCTACTAAAGGATTGATGGATAGCGTACCAGTAGAAAGGGCAAGAGAGTTTGAAAAAGAATTCTATACCTTGCTTACTTCCCAGTACCAAGAAGCAATCAATGCTTTGACCAAAGGTGATTTGGATACTGCTGGTAAACTACTTGAAAAAGCAGCTAAAGAACTTACACCTAAGTACGCAAAATAA